One stretch of Pedobacter riviphilus DNA includes these proteins:
- a CDS encoding LutC/YkgG family protein codes for MKDNTTAKEQILKKIRKALLEKRENPYPNLEESPLYKKNTDELEVLFAEQLTAISGNFIFCEDGIDFFENMLQLADKFKWRKIYCWEPELQQFLSKYEFPFYQTDKDFEQAEVGITLCEALIARNGSVMVTNQGAAGRRLSIFPHHHIVIAKTSQLVLDLKDAFQLLKNKYGNQIPSMISNITGPSRTADIEKTLVLGAHGPKELFVFLIDDFS; via the coding sequence ATGAAGGATAATACGACAGCGAAAGAACAAATACTAAAAAAGATAAGGAAAGCACTATTGGAGAAGCGCGAAAACCCTTATCCTAATTTAGAAGAAAGCCCATTGTACAAAAAAAATACAGATGAGCTAGAGGTATTATTTGCCGAACAGCTTACGGCCATATCCGGTAACTTTATCTTCTGCGAAGACGGGATTGATTTTTTTGAAAATATGCTGCAGCTGGCCGATAAGTTTAAATGGCGAAAAATATACTGCTGGGAACCAGAACTTCAGCAGTTTTTAAGCAAATATGAATTTCCTTTTTACCAAACCGATAAAGATTTTGAACAGGCAGAGGTAGGTATTACCCTTTGCGAAGCCTTAATTGCCCGTAATGGAAGTGTAATGGTAACTAACCAAGGCGCCGCAGGAAGAAGGCTCAGCATCTTTCCACATCATCACATTGTAATTGCAAAAACAAGCCAACTGGTTTTGGATCTTAAAGATGCCTTTCAATTGTTGAAAAACAAGTATGGCAACCAGATCCCTTCCATGATCAGTAACATTACCGGCCCTAGCAGAACGGCCGATATTGAAAAGACATTAGTTTTAGGTGCACATGGACCTAAAGAGCTTTTTGTGTTTCTGATTGATGATTTTAGTTAA
- a CDS encoding sensor histidine kinase, whose translation MNKVFFLFLFLLFQLQVCFAQQGSPILIDTAKKFNISEHGYFYEDKNLNLNIDSIIKYKQAGKLTPLIPRKVFSKGYTQSYYWVAFDIENTLEQAVHLMFKEQSSSINQLQLFKVDELGKIYPLGLTGDHFPFKQRPYRNRSFIYPIVLLPHEKATFYLWADKRGQNMYMPMSIGRDVDIIQAEIPQHTLFGFYTGIFVFAVIFNLLLFASVRDNIHLYYAIYIFCTLIFILEEEGLAFQWFYPNLPGLQDYMRLIMASLSCGLLIQVMQLFVNQNQSNSRLYRFTNYYKRFCWAMSIIPVFMLFKSFIILEKTVFYINNFLALLTVIVIIVCVVERIRAGYKLGWYYFIATLMLLFGVFNYVFNTLGLTNFNLLKPNGLVVGLTAEIIFLSFALTQRYNFLKKEKEILLEEKSKHQVDLADGIFNAQEDERTRLARDLHDDLGGTLSIIKLNITAFQHKVLKLPENERAFYNQTISMIEKACTDLREISHNLMPKNFEQLGLIETLKENFISLNHSGKIAFEFVYQVEHPIESNMEITIYRIVNELVNNINRHSLATKATIQMLSFNEGINIMAEDNGIGFSQEEDKTGLGMQNIRSRVNYLNGKIQVDSNPNGTTIAIDIPLK comes from the coding sequence ATGAACAAAGTTTTTTTTCTATTCTTATTTCTCCTATTTCAATTACAGGTATGCTTTGCGCAACAGGGCAGCCCCATTTTAATAGATACGGCCAAAAAATTCAACATCAGTGAGCATGGGTATTTCTATGAGGACAAAAATTTAAACCTGAACATCGATTCTATTATAAAATATAAGCAGGCTGGCAAACTCACCCCACTAATACCAAGAAAAGTTTTTAGTAAAGGCTATACCCAATCTTATTACTGGGTTGCTTTTGATATAGAAAATACCCTCGAACAAGCAGTACACCTTATGTTTAAGGAGCAGAGCTCAAGCATTAACCAGCTTCAGCTGTTTAAAGTGGACGAGCTTGGGAAGATTTATCCGCTAGGCTTAACCGGCGATCATTTTCCTTTTAAACAACGTCCGTATCGCAATAGAAGCTTTATCTACCCAATAGTTCTTTTGCCCCATGAAAAAGCAACTTTCTATTTATGGGCTGATAAACGTGGGCAGAATATGTACATGCCGATGTCTATTGGGCGCGACGTTGATATTATTCAGGCAGAAATTCCACAACATACATTATTTGGATTTTATACCGGAATTTTTGTTTTTGCTGTAATATTTAACCTATTACTGTTTGCCTCTGTTAGAGATAATATCCACCTATATTATGCGATTTACATTTTCTGTACCTTAATTTTTATTTTGGAAGAAGAGGGCTTGGCTTTTCAATGGTTTTACCCAAACTTACCAGGTCTCCAGGATTATATGCGGTTAATTATGGCATCATTGAGCTGTGGTTTACTGATTCAGGTAATGCAACTATTTGTAAACCAGAATCAATCCAATAGTCGCTTATACCGCTTTACCAACTATTATAAGCGGTTCTGTTGGGCCATGTCGATTATACCAGTGTTTATGCTGTTCAAATCATTTATCATCTTAGAAAAAACCGTTTTTTATATCAACAATTTCCTGGCGTTGCTCACTGTTATCGTGATTATTGTATGTGTAGTTGAAAGGATCAGGGCAGGGTATAAGCTGGGTTGGTACTATTTTATTGCTACATTGATGTTGTTATTTGGCGTTTTCAATTATGTTTTTAATACGCTGGGGCTAACCAATTTTAACCTGCTAAAGCCAAATGGTTTAGTGGTGGGTTTAACAGCCGAAATCATTTTCCTTTCATTTGCATTAACACAGCGTTATAATTTTCTAAAAAAAGAAAAAGAAATCCTGCTGGAAGAAAAGAGTAAACATCAGGTAGATCTGGCAGATGGCATTTTTAATGCGCAGGAAGATGAAAGAACCCGGCTTGCCCGCGATCTGCATGATGATTTAGGCGGCACGCTCTCCATTATTAAATTAAACATCACGGCCTTTCAACACAAGGTTTTAAAACTACCTGAAAATGAACGTGCATTTTATAATCAAACCATTAGCATGATCGAAAAGGCCTGTACCGATTTAAGGGAAATTTCGCATAATTTAATGCCTAAAAACTTTGAACAACTGGGCTTGATCGAAACGCTTAAAGAAAATTTTATTTCCTTAAACCATTCGGGTAAAATTGCTTTCGAATTTGTTTATCAAGTAGAACATCCCATCGAAAGCAACATGGAAATTACCATTTACCGTATCGTTAATGAATTGGTAAATAACATCAACAGGCACTCTTTGGCGACCAAAGCAACCATCCAGATGTTATCTTTTAATGAAGGGATCAATATTATGGCTGAAGACAATGGTATTGGCTTTAGTCAGGAAGAGGATAAAACGGGACTAGGCATGCAGAATATACGCTCAAGGGTAAACTATCTGAACGGGAAAATCCAGGTAGACAGTAATCCGAATGGTACAACAATCGCTATTGATATACCGCTGAAATAA
- a CDS encoding response regulator transcription factor: MEQKPTTLMIADDHKLFAEGLSAILSEQPNFKVIGTASNGKEILHLLNHQIPDILILDLNMPVLDGEIAAEKIRQLFPSVKIMVLSMYYTVKLAAKLESIGVKAFVQKDTDAETLFTIISDLQLGEKYFQKTKPDVQPSVFNDGDHFQKSHNLTTREMEILQLISEDYSSQQIAQKLFIALNTVDTHRKNMAQKLNVSGKAGLLKFAIENKLR; this comes from the coding sequence ATGGAACAAAAACCGACCACATTAATGATCGCAGATGATCATAAACTGTTTGCCGAAGGATTATCGGCCATCCTTTCAGAACAGCCCAACTTTAAGGTTATTGGTACGGCGTCAAACGGAAAGGAAATCCTGCATCTGTTAAATCACCAAATACCCGATATTCTAATCCTTGATCTGAACATGCCTGTTTTAGATGGAGAAATTGCAGCCGAAAAAATAAGGCAACTATTTCCCTCGGTAAAAATTATGGTATTATCGATGTATTATACGGTTAAATTAGCAGCCAAACTAGAAAGTATAGGGGTAAAAGCTTTTGTTCAAAAAGATACCGATGCAGAAACGCTGTTTACAATTATATCCGATTTACAGTTAGGTGAAAAATATTTCCAGAAAACAAAACCCGATGTTCAGCCCTCAGTATTTAACGATGGAGATCATTTTCAAAAAAGCCACAATTTAACTACGAGAGAAATGGAAATCCTGCAATTGATCAGCGAAGACTACTCTTCCCAGCAAATTGCCCAAAAATTATTTATAGCTTTAAACACTGTTGATACGCACCGGAAAAACATGGCACAGAAGCTAAATGTAAGCGGGAAAGCAGGGTTATTAAAATTCGCAATAGAAAATAAGCTACGCTAA
- a CDS encoding 3-oxoacyl-ACP synthase III family protein, whose translation MSKVINTVIAGTGSYIPQNIISGNEFLNSTFFENGNRLEKENSEIIHKFSEITEIVERRYACPEQLSNHIGAKAAEKAIENAGIDKETLDYIIFCHNFGDIPLGSNRIDILPSLASKVKQQLGIQNPDCVAYDIIFGCPGWVQGAIQADYYIKSGDAKRVMVIGAETLSRIIDPHDRDSMIFSDGAGAVIFEAEESEEKRGILAHKTETHAVNHGNLLTMGKGSHPDETSGNFYLKMNGRKLYEFAVVQVPQVIKKAIDKAGLSVEDVNIVFVHQANGKMDTAIMKRLFKLYGKDTVPENLVPMTISWLGNSSVATIPTLLDLVLKGEVKGYKVKPGDVAVFASVGAGMHINAFIHRF comes from the coding sequence ATGAGCAAAGTGATAAATACGGTAATTGCCGGAACTGGAAGTTACATTCCACAGAATATTATTTCCGGCAACGAATTCTTGAATTCTACATTTTTTGAGAATGGGAACCGGCTGGAAAAAGAGAACTCAGAGATTATTCATAAATTCTCTGAAATTACGGAAATCGTGGAACGGCGCTACGCATGCCCCGAGCAGTTAAGCAATCATATCGGCGCAAAGGCTGCAGAAAAAGCTATAGAAAACGCAGGTATTGATAAAGAAACCTTAGACTATATTATATTTTGTCATAATTTTGGCGACATCCCTTTGGGCAGCAACCGCATTGATATTTTGCCGTCTTTAGCCTCAAAGGTAAAACAACAACTAGGTATTCAAAATCCAGACTGTGTTGCATACGACATCATTTTTGGTTGCCCAGGATGGGTGCAAGGTGCAATACAGGCAGATTATTATATTAAAAGCGGAGATGCAAAACGTGTTATGGTTATTGGTGCAGAAACCTTAAGCCGTATTATCGATCCACATGACCGTGATAGTATGATCTTTTCGGATGGTGCCGGAGCTGTAATCTTTGAAGCCGAAGAGTCAGAAGAAAAAAGAGGAATATTAGCCCACAAAACAGAAACGCACGCCGTAAACCATGGTAATTTGCTCACTATGGGCAAAGGATCGCATCCTGATGAAACCAGTGGAAACTTTTACCTGAAAATGAATGGACGTAAACTGTACGAGTTTGCGGTAGTCCAGGTGCCACAGGTCATTAAAAAAGCTATCGATAAAGCAGGCCTAAGTGTTGAAGATGTAAATATTGTATTCGTTCACCAGGCCAACGGAAAAATGGATACCGCCATCATGAAACGTCTGTTCAAGCTTTATGGAAAAGATACCGTGCCCGAAAACTTAGTCCCAATGACAATTTCATGGTTAGGAAACAGTTCGGTTGCCACTATACCTACCTTGTTAGACCTGGTATTAAAAGGTGAAGTTAAAGGCTATAAAGTTAAGCCTGGCGATGTAGCTGTCTTTGCATCTGTAGGAGCTGGCATGCACATTAATGCTTTTATACACCGTTTCTAA